The following are from one region of the Paraglaciecola sp. L1A13 genome:
- the truB gene encoding tRNA pseudouridine(55) synthase TruB, translating to MARRRKGRAIDGILLLDKPLDISSNQALQKVKRAFLAAKAGHTGALDPLATGMLPVCLGEATKFSQFLLDADKTYIVTAKLGVRTTTSDADGEVVDTRDVNVTSQQLNDACETFRGPIKQVPSMFSALKHQGKPLYHYARQGIVIERPARDITIFSLVITRFEGDEVDMKVHCSKGTYIRSLVDDLGQLLGCGAYVSKLHRTNVADYPSEKMVTFEMLETLLEKAQAEQIPLTDILDPLLIPMDSAVKALPSIHVTSSARDSFLHGQPVAYQSDSELSLGSVVRTYCVQDDVFLGVSEIDSDNNAAPKRVVVFNSPA from the coding sequence TTGGCTAGACGTCGTAAAGGTCGCGCAATAGATGGTATTTTACTGCTAGACAAACCATTAGATATTTCGTCTAACCAAGCGCTCCAGAAAGTTAAGCGCGCATTTTTGGCTGCTAAAGCAGGCCATACTGGGGCGCTTGATCCTCTTGCTACTGGAATGTTGCCTGTATGTTTAGGTGAAGCGACTAAGTTTTCTCAGTTTCTGTTAGATGCAGATAAAACCTATATCGTTACTGCCAAATTAGGTGTACGTACGACTACTTCAGACGCTGACGGCGAAGTCGTTGATACGCGAGACGTCAATGTGACGTCGCAGCAGTTGAACGATGCTTGTGAAACATTTAGAGGGCCTATAAAACAAGTGCCATCTATGTTTTCTGCTTTAAAGCATCAGGGCAAGCCGTTATATCACTATGCTCGTCAAGGGATAGTCATCGAACGTCCAGCGCGAGATATAACCATTTTTTCCCTTGTCATCACTCGATTTGAAGGTGATGAAGTGGATATGAAAGTGCACTGCAGCAAAGGTACCTACATTCGTTCATTGGTTGACGATTTAGGTCAGCTACTGGGGTGTGGTGCTTATGTGAGTAAACTTCATCGGACCAATGTGGCAGATTACCCAAGCGAAAAAATGGTGACATTTGAAATGCTAGAGACGCTGTTGGAAAAAGCACAAGCCGAGCAAATTCCATTAACGGATATTCTTGACCCACTGCTGATCCCAATGGACAGTGCCGTTAAGGCTTTACCGAGCATTCATGTGACTTCCTCAGCAAGAGATTCATTTTTACACGGTCAACCGGTAGCATATCAAAGCGATTCTGAACTTTCTCTGGGTTCAGTTGTGCGCACTTATTGCGTTCAAGATGACGTATTTTTGGGTGTCTCAGAGATCGATAGTGATAATAATGCAGCCCCAAAACGTGTGGTGGTATTCAACTCACCAGCTTAG
- the rbfA gene encoding 30S ribosome-binding factor RbfA, which translates to MAREFSRTDRVGQQIHKEIASILQNEFKNRDPRLGMVTVSAVEISRDLAYAKIYVSFFENDDEVMDNYLSILEDNKGYIRTLLASRMRMRAVPAIKFLRDGSLSEGIRISNLVDDTLNKDKERARNAGRSLDEEQED; encoded by the coding sequence ATGGCAAGAGAATTCTCTCGCACCGACCGTGTAGGTCAGCAGATACACAAAGAAATCGCCAGTATTTTACAGAATGAATTTAAGAATCGAGATCCACGGTTAGGTATGGTCACGGTATCGGCTGTAGAAATATCTCGAGATTTGGCATATGCAAAAATTTACGTGTCCTTCTTTGAAAATGATGATGAGGTGATGGACAATTACCTATCAATTTTAGAAGACAATAAAGGGTATATCCGTACTCTATTAGCGAGTCGTATGCGTATGCGTGCTGTACCCGCAATTAAATTTTTACGCGATGGTTCATTAAGTGAAGGTATTCGTATTAGTAACTTAGTTGACGACACCCTGAATAAAGATAAAGAGCGCGCACGTAATGCGGGTCGCTCGTTAGATGAAGAACAAGAGGACTAA
- the pqiB gene encoding intermembrane transport protein PqiB, which yields MPKNGEPAEIKSVTSISKIWLVPIVALCMGAWMFYHQWSNQGPLINIVFENASGLEAGKTKIKMHNVDVGEVKTIALTEDLQKVLVTARMSANSDGLLRESTEFWSVNPRISLNGVSGLNTLVSGTYINMSTNLEGPSSRDFVALSAPPITPSGTPGLHVTLNSNAEFAFKEGDPVIYKGLKVGEFESIYFNFDERVVYYNTFIQAPYHKLITTNTKFWNSSGVQMDLSANGVKVRMSSIETLITNGVAFGVPDGMPHGERVTDRTYFNIHESYESAAEERYKASAKYVILVDDTVRGLHVGAPVEYRGIQIGKVLDINPPNSNQQKWLDSGVAIPVIIGIQPGRIEQTDDKVGIEHIKRQMRTWIKNGFRASLQSGNLLTGALFVNLEQYPNETSSSIGTFQEYEVIPSISNEFSQITEKVSAILDNINEMDLAQLSVAANQMMADISASADSMNSTADDFSGTLRQMEEQNVSQKLAAALSGIAQLTQGFSAGSTTNNEINDTLDTLQQRLRELQPLLLELNQAPNSLIFDKQPKPYRQPGQVNDHSQQEQN from the coding sequence ATGCCAAAAAATGGTGAACCAGCTGAGATAAAAAGTGTGACGAGTATTTCAAAAATATGGCTAGTACCTATAGTGGCACTATGTATGGGTGCATGGATGTTCTATCATCAATGGAGCAATCAAGGCCCTCTTATCAACATCGTGTTTGAAAATGCATCCGGTTTAGAGGCTGGCAAAACCAAAATAAAAATGCACAATGTGGATGTGGGCGAAGTGAAAACTATCGCCCTTACGGAAGACTTACAAAAAGTTTTAGTCACCGCTCGAATGTCCGCTAACTCTGACGGCTTATTACGCGAAAGCACTGAGTTTTGGTCGGTTAATCCCCGTATATCACTCAATGGCGTATCAGGCCTAAACACACTGGTCTCCGGTACTTATATTAATATGTCAACGAACCTAGAAGGCCCATCCAGTCGAGATTTCGTTGCCTTATCGGCACCTCCAATAACGCCTAGCGGGACACCTGGCTTGCACGTTACATTAAATAGTAATGCAGAGTTTGCTTTCAAAGAGGGCGACCCTGTCATCTATAAAGGCTTAAAAGTTGGCGAGTTTGAAAGCATTTATTTCAACTTCGACGAAAGAGTGGTCTATTACAATACCTTTATTCAAGCCCCGTATCATAAGCTTATCACCACCAACACTAAGTTTTGGAATAGCAGTGGCGTACAAATGGATCTAAGCGCTAACGGCGTAAAAGTAAGAATGAGCAGTATAGAGACGTTGATTACCAATGGCGTCGCATTTGGCGTGCCTGATGGTATGCCCCACGGTGAAAGAGTAACCGACCGTACGTATTTTAATATTCACGAGTCATATGAATCTGCCGCTGAAGAACGTTACAAAGCATCAGCAAAATATGTAATTCTAGTTGACGATACAGTGCGAGGTCTTCACGTGGGAGCACCAGTGGAGTATAGAGGCATCCAAATAGGTAAGGTCTTGGATATTAATCCCCCCAACAGCAATCAACAAAAATGGTTGGATTCTGGTGTTGCCATTCCTGTCATCATTGGTATTCAGCCAGGACGTATTGAGCAAACAGATGACAAGGTGGGTATCGAGCATATAAAACGTCAAATGCGGACTTGGATTAAAAATGGTTTTCGAGCCTCTCTGCAATCGGGTAATCTACTAACCGGTGCACTATTTGTTAATCTTGAGCAATACCCTAACGAAACATCATCTAGCATTGGAACATTCCAAGAATATGAAGTTATTCCAAGTATCTCTAATGAATTCTCGCAAATTACCGAAAAGGTCAGTGCGATTCTGGATAACATCAACGAAATGGACTTGGCTCAACTATCCGTTGCAGCCAACCAAATGATGGCAGACATTAGTGCCAGTGCAGATAGTATGAACAGTACCGCAGATGATTTTTCCGGTACCCTACGTCAGATGGAAGAACAAAACGTTAGTCAGAAACTGGCCGCGGCACTTTCCGGAATAGCACAATTAACCCAAGGATTTTCTGCGGGCTCTACGACAAATAATGAAATAAACGACACGTTAGATACATTGCAACAACGTTTACGTGAACTGCAACCATTGTTGCTTGAATTAAACCAAGCCCCGAATAGTCTAATATTTGATAAACAACCGAAGCCTTATCGTCAACCAGGTCAGGTGAATGATCATTCTCAGCAAGAGCAGAACTAA
- a CDS encoding membrane integrity-associated transporter subunit PqiC codes for MKQCGFFILILILSGCTTSFERTQQVYLLNSDVPIMDGSDEKVTSIVVIDKILLAEYLMRPNLVMQVDGNQLYYSDMDLWAENLQTSIHRTLLAWLNEYAEDTRFVAYNAPEAAAGQKHLVVSIEHFMPTDKGTVISNGQYWLIEKGQPSNQVSQQSFALNSTLSQEGYSHSVTQLAKQLTQLSAQIVADVESQ; via the coding sequence ATGAAACAGTGTGGCTTTTTTATTCTGATATTAATATTAAGCGGGTGTACTACTTCATTCGAACGAACTCAGCAGGTATATCTGTTAAACAGTGATGTGCCAATTATGGATGGGTCGGATGAAAAGGTTACCTCCATTGTAGTGATAGATAAAATATTACTCGCAGAATATTTAATGCGTCCAAATTTGGTGATGCAAGTGGACGGCAATCAATTGTACTATTCTGATATGGATTTATGGGCAGAAAATCTACAAACGAGCATCCACAGGACCCTACTCGCGTGGCTGAATGAATACGCTGAAGACACTCGTTTTGTAGCTTATAATGCGCCAGAAGCAGCTGCAGGCCAAAAACATTTAGTTGTTAGCATTGAGCATTTCATGCCTACAGATAAGGGAACGGTTATATCTAATGGTCAATATTGGTTGATTGAAAAAGGCCAACCGAGTAATCAAGTGTCACAACAGAGTTTTGCGCTAAACTCGACACTCAGTCAAGAAGGTTATAGCCATAGTGTTACTCAATTAGCTAAACAATTGACTCAATTGAGTGCGCAAATAGTAGCAGACGTTGAATCGCAGTAA
- the infB gene encoding translation initiation factor IF-2, producing MAEVSIEKLAADIGTSVDRLVKQFKDADIVKAANENVTEDEKRQLLDFLSKQHGGTGSEAPKRMTLQRKTTSTLNMGKAKAVTVEVRKKRTYVKRTDVEEARLAEEETARVLAEQQAKLEAEQKQAEEAKKAAEEKAKKAAEAKAKAEAERVARAKKEAEARQAEEAALSPEEKAEQDRIRAEAENIRKMQEQETQRKLEEDAKKAADEALKLTEENSRRWKEEEERRKKQEAEEVHVHSNRYAQEAEDADDIKIERGGRRRKKSKRNAGSDLKHAFNKPAQPVERIVRIGETITVSDLASKMAIKATEVIKSMMKMGEMVTINQVLDQETAVVIVEELGHKYELVNDNALEDELLADNISSELAPRAPVVTIMGHVDHGKTSLLDYIRRAKVADGEAGGITQHIGAYSVETENGRIAFLDTPGHAAFTAMRARGATATDIVVLVVAADDGVMPQTKEAVQHAKAAGVPLIVAVNKIDKDGIDLDRVKTELSQLEVISEEWGGEHQFVNVSAKTGEGIDALLEAISLQAELLDLKAPPTGSAKGIVIESRLDKGRGPVASVLIQEGQLKAGDILLCGIEYGRVRAMRDENGKDVTIAGPSTPVEVLGLSGVPIAGEDALVVQDERKARDVAAKRHTKQREVKLAKQQKAKLENMFANMEAGDVSELNIVLKADVQGSVEAISDSLTNLSTSEVKVNIVGSGVGGITETDASLAAASSAIVVGFNVRADASARRVIESEEIDLRYYSVIYSLIDEVKMAMTGMLAPEFKQVIIGLAEVRDVFKSPKLGAIAGCMVVEGTIKRSNPIRVLRENVVIYEGELESLRRFKDDVQEVRNGVECGIGVKNYNDVKVGDQIEVFEIVQVEREL from the coding sequence ATGGCAGAAGTATCCATTGAAAAACTCGCCGCCGATATCGGCACTTCGGTTGACCGCTTAGTTAAGCAGTTTAAAGATGCTGATATTGTAAAAGCGGCAAATGAAAACGTGACTGAAGATGAAAAACGTCAGTTGTTGGATTTTTTAAGCAAACAACATGGCGGTACAGGCTCTGAAGCGCCTAAGCGAATGACATTACAACGTAAAACTACCAGCACGCTTAATATGGGTAAAGCCAAAGCGGTTACGGTTGAAGTGCGTAAAAAACGCACTTACGTTAAGCGTACAGATGTTGAAGAAGCGCGTTTAGCGGAAGAAGAAACCGCACGAGTATTAGCTGAGCAACAAGCCAAGCTTGAAGCTGAGCAAAAACAAGCCGAAGAAGCTAAGAAAGCTGCTGAAGAAAAAGCGAAAAAAGCTGCCGAAGCAAAAGCTAAAGCTGAAGCTGAACGTGTTGCACGCGCTAAGAAAGAAGCCGAAGCGCGTCAAGCAGAAGAAGCTGCTTTGAGCCCTGAAGAAAAAGCAGAGCAAGATCGTATTCGCGCTGAAGCGGAAAATATTCGTAAGATGCAAGAGCAAGAAACACAGCGTAAATTGGAAGAAGATGCCAAAAAAGCGGCAGATGAAGCGCTTAAGCTTACTGAAGAAAACTCTCGACGTTGGAAAGAAGAAGAAGAACGTCGTAAGAAGCAAGAAGCTGAAGAAGTTCATGTGCACAGTAATCGTTATGCTCAAGAAGCAGAAGATGCTGATGATATTAAAATTGAGCGCGGCGGACGTCGTCGTAAAAAGTCGAAACGTAATGCCGGTTCAGATCTTAAGCACGCTTTTAATAAGCCAGCTCAGCCAGTAGAACGTATTGTGCGCATAGGCGAAACCATCACCGTAAGTGACTTAGCCAGTAAAATGGCGATTAAAGCTACTGAAGTGATTAAGTCCATGATGAAAATGGGTGAAATGGTTACCATTAATCAAGTACTCGACCAAGAAACCGCGGTCGTTATAGTTGAAGAATTGGGTCACAAATACGAACTAGTTAATGACAACGCTTTAGAAGATGAGTTGTTAGCTGACAACATATCGTCAGAGCTTGCGCCTCGCGCACCTGTTGTTACGATCATGGGTCACGTTGACCACGGTAAAACGTCACTGCTTGATTACATTCGCCGGGCGAAAGTAGCTGATGGCGAAGCTGGCGGTATTACTCAGCATATCGGTGCTTATAGCGTTGAAACTGAAAATGGTCGCATAGCGTTTTTAGATACTCCAGGTCACGCCGCGTTTACCGCTATGCGTGCTCGGGGTGCCACGGCAACTGATATTGTTGTATTAGTCGTAGCAGCAGATGACGGCGTTATGCCACAAACCAAAGAAGCAGTACAACACGCCAAAGCGGCTGGTGTACCTTTGATTGTTGCTGTTAACAAAATAGACAAAGATGGCATTGATTTAGACCGAGTTAAAACTGAACTGTCTCAACTGGAAGTTATTTCAGAAGAGTGGGGCGGCGAGCACCAGTTTGTTAATGTATCAGCGAAAACTGGTGAAGGCATTGATGCTTTACTTGAAGCGATTAGCCTACAAGCTGAACTGCTAGATTTAAAAGCTCCACCAACTGGTTCAGCCAAAGGTATTGTAATTGAATCTCGCTTGGACAAAGGTCGTGGCCCAGTTGCTTCAGTCTTGATCCAAGAAGGTCAGTTGAAAGCGGGTGATATCTTACTTTGTGGTATTGAGTATGGCCGTGTTCGAGCGATGCGCGATGAAAATGGTAAAGACGTTACTATTGCAGGCCCATCAACTCCAGTTGAAGTTCTAGGTTTATCAGGTGTACCGATTGCCGGTGAAGATGCGTTAGTGGTTCAAGATGAGCGTAAAGCTCGTGATGTAGCTGCGAAACGTCACACCAAGCAACGTGAAGTTAAATTAGCTAAGCAACAAAAAGCTAAGCTTGAAAACATGTTTGCTAATATGGAAGCAGGTGACGTTAGTGAGCTTAATATCGTGCTTAAAGCCGATGTACAGGGTTCAGTCGAAGCCATTTCTGATTCACTTACCAACCTGTCTACTTCTGAAGTGAAAGTAAACATAGTCGGCAGTGGTGTTGGTGGTATTACCGAAACAGATGCAAGCTTAGCAGCAGCATCGAGTGCGATAGTTGTTGGTTTTAACGTTCGTGCCGATGCTAGTGCTAGACGTGTTATCGAGTCGGAAGAGATTGACCTACGTTACTACAGCGTTATCTATAGCTTGATTGATGAAGTTAAGATGGCGATGACAGGTATGTTAGCCCCAGAATTCAAGCAGGTTATTATTGGATTAGCAGAAGTACGTGATGTCTTTAAATCACCGAAACTGGGCGCAATCGCAGGTTGTATGGTTGTCGAAGGAACAATCAAACGCAGCAATCCTATTCGTGTACTCCGTGAAAACGTGGTTATCTATGAAGGTGAGCTTGAGTCATTAAGACGCTTTAAAGATGATGTACAAGAAGTACGTAATGGGGTTGAATGTGGTATCGGCGTGAAGAACTACAACGACGTCAAAGTGGGCGATCAAATAGAAGTATTTGAAATCGTTCAAGTTGAACGTGAGTTATAA
- the rpsO gene encoding 30S ribosomal protein S15: MSLTTQETAAIIADYGVKEGDTGSPEVQVALLTSNINKLQGHFADHKKDHHSRRGLLRMVSQRRKLLDYLKGKNVERYQDLIKRLGLRR; the protein is encoded by the coding sequence ATGTCACTAACTACTCAAGAAACTGCAGCAATTATTGCTGATTATGGCGTAAAAGAAGGTGATACTGGTTCACCGGAAGTTCAAGTTGCATTGTTGACGTCTAACATCAACAAGCTTCAAGGCCACTTTGCTGACCATAAAAAAGATCACCACTCACGTCGTGGTTTGCTACGTATGGTTAGCCAACGTCGTAAACTTCTTGATTACCTTAAAGGTAAAAACGTTGAGCGTTATCAAGATCTAATCAAGCGTTTAGGCCTACGTCGTTAA
- a CDS encoding ABC transporter ATP-binding protein/permease → MRSKQHTQIEDVTFNWRVVRQLWPYLLEFKSRVFFAMLCLIAAKVASIGLPFILKHAVDTLNTTQPSNTIVVVPFALIAAYGLLRLANVLFGEIRDTLFGRVTERAMRRISLQVFEHLHRLDLDYHLNRQTGGLSRDIERGTSGISFLMRFLVFNIVPTLLEILAVVGVLFYNYGWSFALIILISVISYISFSIKATHWRTEFVRAVNQADSLSNTRAIDSLLNYETVKYFNNERYEAERYDVALADWEVARRKNRLSLFALNTGQATIIAIAMTSMMAVAAYYVAQGTMTIGDFVLINAFTMQIFMPLNFLGFVYREIRGALANIENLFTLLSKPPSIVDNDTSTLLKVTKGNIRFDKVNFGYSPDRQILHDVSFDVPAGKKVAIVGPSGAGKSTIIKLLFRFYEASSGTILIDQQSITTVSQASLRQAIGIVPQDTVLFNDTIFENIRYGRPDASDDEVDDAIKHAHLAAFIKALPKGRDTQVGERGLKLSGGEKQRVAIARTILKGAPILLFDEATSSLDSQSEQAILSAFREIAVGHTSLVIAHRLSTIVDADSIIVIQDGRVVEQGEHNLLLAQKGPYYHLWSTQQKVNTADD, encoded by the coding sequence ATGCGTTCTAAACAACATACCCAAATTGAAGACGTCACCTTTAATTGGCGTGTCGTACGTCAACTTTGGCCCTATCTCTTAGAATTTAAAAGCCGAGTATTTTTTGCCATGCTGTGTCTTATTGCGGCTAAAGTCGCCAGTATCGGACTGCCCTTTATCCTTAAGCACGCCGTAGACACACTTAATACCACTCAACCAAGCAATACGATAGTCGTCGTCCCCTTTGCACTTATCGCTGCGTACGGCTTGCTGCGCTTAGCAAATGTGTTATTCGGGGAAATTCGCGATACGCTTTTTGGCCGCGTAACCGAACGCGCTATGCGCAGAATTAGCTTACAAGTTTTTGAACACTTACACCGACTTGATTTAGATTATCATTTAAACCGCCAAACGGGTGGCCTCTCACGTGATATCGAACGCGGTACCAGCGGCATCAGTTTTCTGATGCGCTTTCTGGTATTTAACATCGTTCCTACTTTACTTGAAATACTCGCGGTGGTGGGCGTGCTATTTTATAATTACGGATGGAGCTTTGCGCTCATCATATTGATTTCCGTGATCAGCTACATAAGCTTTTCCATTAAAGCCACACATTGGCGTACTGAGTTCGTACGGGCAGTTAATCAAGCTGATTCACTGAGCAACACCAGAGCGATTGATAGCTTGTTAAATTACGAAACCGTAAAGTATTTTAATAATGAACGTTACGAGGCCGAGCGTTACGACGTGGCACTAGCCGATTGGGAAGTCGCAAGGCGCAAAAATCGGTTGTCTTTGTTCGCTTTAAATACGGGCCAAGCTACTATTATTGCCATTGCGATGACCAGTATGATGGCTGTTGCAGCCTATTATGTGGCTCAAGGGACCATGACCATAGGGGATTTCGTGTTGATTAACGCATTCACTATGCAAATTTTTATGCCACTCAATTTCCTCGGTTTTGTTTACCGAGAAATAAGAGGTGCCCTAGCCAATATTGAAAATCTGTTTACCTTGCTCAGCAAACCACCTTCAATCGTCGATAACGACACCTCAACATTGCTTAAAGTAACAAAAGGGAACATACGTTTCGATAAAGTCAATTTTGGTTACAGCCCAGATAGACAAATACTACATGACGTAAGTTTTGATGTGCCTGCGGGGAAAAAAGTAGCCATCGTTGGCCCTAGCGGTGCAGGTAAATCTACCATCATCAAATTACTGTTTCGATTTTATGAGGCAAGCAGTGGAACAATATTGATTGACCAACAATCCATTACAACCGTTAGTCAGGCGTCATTGCGCCAAGCAATTGGCATCGTACCCCAGGACACCGTGTTGTTTAATGATACTATTTTCGAGAATATCCGTTACGGTCGACCAGATGCTAGTGATGATGAGGTAGATGACGCCATAAAACACGCCCATCTAGCAGCCTTTATCAAAGCTCTGCCAAAAGGGCGAGATACCCAAGTTGGCGAAAGAGGATTGAAATTATCTGGCGGCGAAAAACAGCGTGTTGCTATCGCTCGGACGATATTAAAAGGTGCACCCATTTTGTTGTTTGATGAAGCGACATCGTCCCTTGACAGCCAATCTGAACAGGCGATCCTAAGCGCATTTAGGGAAATAGCTGTAGGCCACACAAGTCTTGTTATTGCTCACCGACTCTCGACCATTGTCGATGCTGACAGTATCATAGTGATCCAAGACGGCCGGGTGGTAGAACAAGGTGAACACAATCTCCTATTAGCCCAGAAGGGTCCATATTATCATCTGTGGAGTACTCAACAGAAAGTGAATACAGCTGATGACTGA
- a CDS encoding GGDEF domain-containing protein, with amino-acid sequence MLNVKRLIKAYLDTGTKERNSPSERQQIQVTNLFAFVGYTITSILGVSALIRSNLEHNDDDFLGIILLISCTFFFLSRIVLKHFQTKKGYQFSANMIISALMLLMLYLIITGGVKNTGPLWIYIVPPVVLFFRGLKQGLIQLSIFAIAVMVILMYPNNLLLHAQYSYEFKSRLIYSFLTVGMLFVLYEYSRQRSFKILQELSQRFEKQARLDPLSGLQNRRGMLEKLEYEHRRTLRSNKCLTLMMCDIDHFKLVNDEYGHDIGDNVIKEVGQLFFQGVRKQDTVARWGGEEFLFLLPETNDEQAFVLAEKLRNKVAKQVYLADAKNLSVTVSIGIYQMHPQDSVDHAISRADTNLYRAKTQGRNCTVRTD; translated from the coding sequence ATGTTGAATGTCAAAAGGCTGATTAAAGCCTACCTAGATACGGGTACAAAGGAAAGAAACTCTCCTTCAGAAAGACAGCAAATTCAAGTTACTAATTTGTTCGCTTTTGTTGGCTACACCATTACATCCATATTGGGTGTAAGTGCTCTGATCCGCAGTAATCTGGAACATAACGACGACGACTTTCTAGGCATAATATTATTAATATCGTGTACGTTTTTCTTTCTTTCTCGCATCGTACTCAAGCACTTTCAAACCAAAAAAGGTTATCAATTTTCCGCTAATATGATCATCTCAGCGTTGATGCTATTGATGTTGTATCTAATCATTACCGGTGGGGTAAAAAATACCGGCCCTCTTTGGATCTATATTGTTCCACCGGTGGTTTTATTCTTTCGGGGCTTGAAGCAAGGTTTGATACAGCTCAGTATTTTTGCCATCGCCGTAATGGTGATATTGATGTATCCGAATAATCTACTGCTGCATGCACAATACAGTTATGAGTTTAAATCTCGTTTAATTTATTCTTTTTTAACGGTCGGTATGCTTTTTGTATTATATGAATACTCACGTCAGCGCTCATTTAAAATACTTCAAGAATTGAGCCAGCGCTTTGAAAAACAAGCTAGGCTTGACCCCCTTTCTGGCTTACAGAACCGTCGTGGTATGTTAGAAAAGCTCGAGTACGAGCACCGACGTACTCTTAGAAGTAACAAATGTTTGACGCTTATGATGTGTGATATTGATCATTTTAAATTGGTAAACGACGAGTATGGTCATGACATCGGAGATAATGTTATCAAAGAAGTTGGCCAACTGTTCTTCCAAGGCGTGCGAAAGCAAGACACTGTAGCTCGTTGGGGAGGAGAAGAGTTTTTATTTTTGCTGCCCGAAACCAACGATGAGCAAGCGTTTGTGTTAGCAGAAAAGTTACGTAACAAAGTGGCCAAACAAGTATATCTAGCTGACGCAAAAAATTTATCGGTCACCGTGAGTATTGGTATTTATCAAATGCATCCGCAAGATAGCGTAGACCACGCTATCAGTAGAGCTGATACTAATTTGTATCGCGCAAAAACACAGGGACGAAACTGCACAGTTAGAACGGATTAA
- a CDS encoding DUF3820 family protein: MTETTNQLLVEAINQTMPFGKYAGRKLLQLPEPYLVWFSQQGFPEGKLGQQLALMHEVKVNGLETMLMPLLR; this comes from the coding sequence ATGACTGAAACTACAAATCAATTACTCGTTGAAGCAATAAACCAGACGATGCCTTTTGGCAAGTATGCTGGCAGAAAACTTTTGCAGCTGCCTGAGCCTTATTTAGTCTGGTTTAGTCAACAGGGCTTTCCTGAGGGCAAACTTGGCCAACAATTAGCGCTAATGCACGAAGTTAAAGTTAATGGGCTCGAAACCATGCTCATGCCCCTGCTAAGATAA